DNA from Microbacterium sp. SORGH_AS_0969:
CGATCGCCTCGCGGTCGCGATCCCGGATGCCGAGACCGACGGCGGATGGCGCCGGTTGAGCGGCAACGAGATCGGTCTGCTGCTGGGCTGGCGTGCAGCGCGCGCCGCGGCGGCGGGGACGGGCGGGACGCTCGCGTGCTCGCTCGTGTCGTCGCCCGGGCTGCAGGCGGTGGCCGAGCACTACGGCCTCGACTTCCGCTCGACGCTCACCGGGTTCAAGTGGATCTCGCGCGCCCCGGGCATCGTCTTCGGCTTCGAGGAGGCATTGGGCTACCTCGTGAACCCCGAGGTCGTCCGCGATAAGGACGGGATCTCTGCCGCCGTCGCCCTGCTGGGCATGGCCGCCGACGCTCGAGCCGAGGGCCGGACCGTGGCCGACCTGCTGCGTGAGTTCCGCGAGCTGTTCGGGGCCTTCGCGAGCGACCAGATCTCGATCCGCGTCACCGACGTGAGCGAGATCGCCGGGATCATGGCATCCCTCCGCGCCCAGCCACCGTCCGCGGTCGGCGAGGTCGCTGTGTCGAGAATCGACGACCTGATGCTCGGGGTCGACGGGTTGCCCCCGGGCGACGTACTGCGCATCTGGCTCGAGGACGGCTCGCGCCTCATCGTGCGCCCGAGCGGCACCGAGCCGAAGCTCAAGCTGTACCTCGACGTGCAGGCGAGCTCGGCGAAGAAGGCGAACCGGCGTCTGGCCGCGCTGCGCGCCGGTGCCGAGGCGTTGCTGACCGCGGTGCGCTGACCCGCCCTGCCCCGTTTGGGGCGCGTTTCCGCTCTGCGGCTCGGGGCTTAGGGCGCGTTTCTTCCGCCGGGGCGCGATTCTTGCGCCCTGACGAGAGAATCGCGCCCCAGACCCGGGTTGCGCGTGACGCCCGAACTACTCCTCCCCAGGACGCAATCTTCCGGCACACATCACGGGATGCCACGGAGCCGGGTGCCGCGGTCGCGAACCCCGCCACACTGTCGGTCATGTCCGCACTCGTTCTGCTGTCCCGCGACGACCTCGCCGAGGACGGCGTGAGCTCGTCGGCACTCCGACGACTTCTTGAGACCCGTGAGATGATCCGACTCCGGCTTTGGGGCGCGAACCTTCCGCCGGGGCGTACTTCCGACGCCCCATCCCACGAAACGCGCCCCGAACACGGAAGGCGGACGGATGCCGCCGCCCCGGGATCCGCGGATACGACCACCCCGAGCCCCAGATCGCGGGCGAGCGAGGATGCGTAGCCGCGCCTCAGCCGTCGATCACCGCGACCAGCTCGTCGAGGAACGCCGCGAAGTCCGTGCCCCGCCGCACGATGCGCTGAACGCTCTCGCGCTCGCTGAACACCTCGACGAACTGCTCGAACACCGTCTGGAACGCCTCGCGGTCGGCCTCGCTGAACGCCACGAGGGCCACGACCTGCACGCGACCCTCGCCCCACGCGATCGAGGGGTCGGCGATGCCGATCGCGATGCGCGTCTGGGTCGCGGTCATCCCCATCGCGTGGGGCACCGCGAGGGCGTCGGTGAACGCCGTCGACGAGATGGCCTCGCGCTCCACGGCCCGGGTGACGTAGTCGTCGTCGATGACCCCCTGGTTCGTCAGCAGCGCGCCCAGGTCGCGGATGACGCCCGCCTCGCCGTCGGCCCCGTCGAGGCCGCGCACGAAGGCGTCCGGAGAGAAGTAGCGCTCCAGCTCGGCCCGGAGCCGCGCGAGGCGCCTCCCCCGCCGCACACGCCCGGCCGCCGCCTGCACGCGCTCGACGTCGGCGTCGGTGAGGAACGGCTGGATGCGGACGAACCGGTCGCCCGTGCGGGGAGGGTCGATCGTCGTCAGCACCAGGTCGGTATCGATGCCCTCCCAGACGGGGTCGATGCGCGTCTCGACGCCGACGACCTCGATCGCCTGCCCGAGCGAACGGTCGACGCTGGAGCGCAGCAGCTCGTGCAGTTCGTAGTACCCCGGGCACACGATCGTCGCGGTGAGGAGCTGATCGGCGCGGCGGCTGCGCTCGAGGCGCCCGCCGACGTGCATCGCGACATACGCGATCTCGTCGTCGAGGATCGGGATGCCCAGCGAGTCCTGGAGCCCGGTCGCGATGTAGACCGCCACCTCGAAGATCATCGGGTACGTCGACTTCAACGACCGCGTCAGGGGGTTCCGCGACCACGCCTGCTCTCGAGAGCGGTGCAGCAGGTTCTGCACGTGCAGCGCGAGGCGCAGGATGAAGTCCTCGTGCGCGATGTCGACGAGGAACTGGGATGCCGCCGCCTCGACGACCGCGCGGACGGCTGCCTCGACCTCGGGCGACAGGCGGGAACGGACGTCGTCGGCCGCGGGGGCGCCCGGAGCGACGATCCGTGTGAGCACCAGGGTCGCGAGGTGGCGGAGGTCGCCCTGCCCGAGCTGCACCCCGATGTGCTTGAGGGTCAGACGGTCCAACAGATCCGCGACCGCCGCCGTGGCATCCGATACGTCCGCACCGGTCGATCCGAGGGCCCGGTCGCGGGTGGTCCGGTCCGCGGCGATCGCGATGTGCATGACGACGTCGCCGATGCCGATCTCGTTCACGAAGTAGCCGAGGGCGCCGAGCTCGGCGACCAGCTCGGCCTTGAAGGGACCGAAGGCCCGCGCGCCGACGGACCTCTCGCCGAGCGTTCGCCGCAGCGCGTCGAGGTCGAAGTGCCCGGCATCCATCTCGTCGTGCGCGAGCTTCGACAGCAAGCGACGCTGCGCCACCTCGGTGCCCCGGAGGCGAGCGAGGGATGCCGAGCGCTCGAGCGTCAGCTCGGTCCCGCCGAGCAGCCCCCGCACGCGTGAGAGATCCGCTTCGAGCGTGGCCGCGCTGACGTGCAGAGCGTCGGCCGTCTCGAAGACGTCGATGCCGTCGGCCGAGTCGAGGAGGCGCCGCACCAGGGTGTGGAGGCGATCGCGGGGGGTCCCGGCATCCAATCCCCCGTTCGCCCGCAGCGCGACGGCGGCGTCACTGCCGGCCCGGTAGCCGAGCGGCCCCGACTCGATCGCGCTCATGCCCCCGGCGCGGGCGTTGATCGCCGTCACGTAGGAGCGGATGCTCCGCGGGGTCACCCCGAGGGCGTCCGCCAGAGATGCAGCCGTCGACCACTCCCCGTCGCGCAGCAACAAGGCCAGCAGGCGGTCTTGGCGAGCTTTCGTCGTCACGATCCGTCCTCCGCGCCGCGCCCGGTATGGCAGCGCACCCTCCATCCAACCACGCGACCCGGGTCGCTGCGCGGGCGACCGGCATCCACGTTCCGGGGGGTGGGAAACGAACCTGGTTGTCCGCTGGGAGCCGCTTCCAGACAATCGAGAGGTAAGGAGGCGGGTTCGATGAGGATCCTGGTGGTCTGTGGTGCGGGTGCGTCCAGCACGTTCGTCGCGCAGCGGGTACGCCGCGCGGCCCACGAGCGCGGCCTCGACTATGCCGCCTCCGCGGGAACGCTGCGTTCGCTCCCGATCGATCTCGACGGATGCGATGTCGTCCTCGTCGGCCCCCACCTCGCGGGCGACCTCGACGCGATCGAACGGGATGCCGCGACGCGCGGCGTCAAGGTGGTCCTGCTGCCACCCGACGTGTTCGCCGACCTCGACGGCACGCGCGCCCTCGCCCTCGTCCAGGGGGCGCTCGGCGCCCGACCGCTTCTGACTCACGAGAAGGAGTGATCCCATGCCTCGACTCACCCGCACCGTCCGGATCGGATCGTCCCACGGCCTGCACGCACGCCCCGCGAAGCTGTTCGCACAGGCGGCGAAGGAGTCCGGAATCCCGGTGACCATCGCCAAGGATGCCGGCGCCCCGGTCAACGCCGCGAGCATCCTCGGCATCATCGCGCTGGGCCTGGAGTACGGCGACTACGTCACCCTCACGGCCGACGGCGACAACGCCGAAGCGACCATCGATCGTCTCAGCGAACTGCTGACCACCGACCACGACGCCGCATAACGGCGCGCAGTAAAGGAAACGAGCACATGACGGAACTCCGTGGAGTCGGAATCGGACTGGGCGTCGCCCAGGGACCCATCGCGCGCATGGCGGAGCCCCTGCCCGCCCCGAAGGACGCGAAGAGCGAGCTGAGCGTCGAGGACGAGACCGCGCGCGTGCGCGAGGCCATCGGCGCCGTCGCGCGCGAGCTCGAGGCCCGCGGGGCACAAGCGGGCGGCGCCGCCCGCGACGTGCTCGAGGCCCAGGCGATGATCGCCGAGGACCCGACCCTCGAAGCCGAGGTCGACAGCCGTCTCGCCGCGGGCAAGACCGGCGAGTTCGCCGTGCACGACGCCTTCGCCTCGTTCCGTGAGCAGCTCGTCGCCCTGGGCGGCTACCTCGGCGAGCGCGCCGCCGACCTCGACGACGTCGCCCAGCGCGTCATCGCGCGCCTGCGCGGCGTCGCGGCCCCCGGCATCCCGGATCCCGGTCACCCATTCGTGCTTGTCGCGAAAGACCTGGCCCCCGCCGACACCGCCCTGCTCGACCTCGACAAGGTGCTCGCGCTGGTCACGACCGAGGGCGGCCCCACCTCGCACACGGCGATCCTCGCCCGCGAGAAGTCGATCGTCGCCGTCGTCGGCGCCGCGGGCGCCAAGGACCTCGTCGATGGACAGTCCGTGATCGTCGACGCCGCCGCGGGCGTCGTCACCGTCGACCCGACCGACGACGAGAAGGCCCGCGCGGCGAACCGTGCCGAGGCCCGTGCCGCCGCGGCATCCGCCCCTCTCACCGACGGCGCCCTCGCCGACGGCACCAAAGTGCCCCTGCTCGCCAACCTCGGAAAGCCGGGCGGCGCCGCCGAGGCCGTCGAGCTGGGGGCCGAGGGCGTGGGCCTGTTCCGCACCGAGTTCCTCTTCCTCAGCTCCAGCTCCGCCCCGACCGTCGAGGAGCAGCGCGCCGCGTACACCGAGCTGCTGAGCGCCTTCCCGGGCAAGAAGGTCGTCGTGCGCATGCTCGACGCCGGTGCCGACAAGCCGCTGCCGTTCCTCAACGACGCGCACGAGGAGAACCCGGCTCTCGGCCTCCGTGGCCTCCGCGCACTCCGCGCGAGCGAGGACATCCTCCGCGAGCAGCTGACCGCGCTGGCGGAGGCGGATGCCGCGACCCGCAAGACCGAAGCCGGACCCGCCGACCTGTGGGTCATGGCCCCCATGGTCTCGACCGTCGAGGAGACGCGCTACTTCACCGAGCTGGCCCGCGACTACGGCCTGAAGACGACCGGCGTGATGGTCGAAGTCCCCTCGTCCGCGCTGATGGCGGACCGCATCCTCCAGATCGCGGACTTCGTCTCGATCGGGACGAACGACCTCACGCAGTACACGCTCGCCGCCGACCGCCTGCTCGGTTCCGTCGCGTCGTTCCAGGACCCGTGGCATCCGGCCGTTCTCCGCCTCATCCGCGAGGTCGGTGCGGCGGGCCGCGTGAACGGCAAGCCCGTCGGCATCTGCGGTGAGGCCGCGGCCGACCCGCTGCTCGCCGTCGTCCTCGTCGGGCTCGGTGCGACCACGCTCTCGATGGCGCCCACCGCTCTCGCGGACGTGCGCGCCACCCTCCTCGACCACACCCTTGACGACGCCCTGCGCATCGCCGAGGCCGCCCTGTCCGCCGATGACGCGGCATCCGCCCGCGAAGCAGCCCAGGCCGCTTCCTCGACCCGTGAGGCCGTCCCCGCGGCCTCGTGAACCACCCGGGGGCGGTGACCGCCGCCCCCACCTGCACCACGGCACACGCCGTTCCCCCCACCAGCGCGGCGCCCGCCGCGCACCATACAAGGAGACACAGCAATGACGACGACGTCACCCGCCAAGAAGCCGGGAGGGGCTCGGATCGCGGTACAGCGATTCGGCACGTTCCTCTCCGGCATGATCATGCCGAACATCGCGGCCTTCATCGCATGGGGTTTCATCACCATGCTCTTCATCCCGGCCGGATTCTTCGGTGCGGAAAGCCCCTTCGGACCCGCGTGGCACTGGGCACCGGTCGCCGAGATCCTCGGCGGCGGCGGCGACGCCGCCACCATCGGCTGGCCCGGCGCGATGACCGCCCTCAGCGCGACCGAAGACGGCACGACCTACCAGGGCTACGTGGGCCTCGTGAGCATCATGATCACGTACCTGCTGCCGCTGCTCATCGCCAACACCGGTGGACGCATCGTCTACGGTGCGCGCGGTGGCGTGGTCGGCACGATCGCCGTGATGGGCGTCATCGCCGGTACCAACATCCCCATGTTCCTCGGCGCGATGATCATGGGCCCGCTCGCGGCCTGGATCACCAAGCAGATGGACAAGCTGTGGGACGGCAAGATCCGCCCCGGCTTCGAGATGCTCGTCAACAACTTCTCGGCCGGCATCCTCGGCATGGTCCTCGCGATCGTCGGTTTCTTCGCCTTCGGCCCGGTCTTCCTCGGCATCAGCGCGGTCCTCGGCGGCATCGTCGGCTTCCTGGTGCAGTTCAACCTGCTGCCGGTGCTGTCGATCATCGTCGAGCCCGCCAAGGTGCTGTTCCTCAACAACGCCATCAACCACGGCGTGTTCACCCCGCTCGGCGTCGAACAGGTCGCCGACACGGGCAAGTCGATCCTCTTCCTCATCGAAGCGAACCCCGGCCCGGGCCTCGGCCTGCTCCTCGCCTTCACCTTCTTCGGTGTGGGCGCGGCGAAGGCCTCTGCCCCCGGCGCCATCGTCATCCAGTTCCTCGGTGGCATCCACGAGATCTACTTCCCGTACGCCCTCGCCAAGCCCATGACGATCCTCGCCCTGATCGCCGGTGGCGCCTCGGGTGTCGCCACGAACATGATCTTCCAGGGCGGTCTGGTCTTCCCCGCGGCCCCGGGCAGCATCATCGCGGTGACGGCTGCCGCCGCCGGCGGTGGCGTCGCGAACGTACTCGTCGTCCTGCTGTCGGTCGTCGTCGCCGCTGTCGTGACCTTCCTGATCGCCGGCATCATCCTCCGCGCCTCGCGCAAGCGCGACCAGGAGGCCGAGGGCGACAGCTTCGCCGCGGCCATCGACCAGACCGCCGCGAACAAGGGCAAGGAGTCCGCCGCCCTCGGCGCCCTGCGCACCCGCGCGGCCGGCACCACGGGCGCGGGCACGACCGACGCCGCCGAGAGCGACGTCGACGGCGCCCTCGGCGGTCTCGAGGGCGGCGTGGCCACGAAGCAGCTGAATACCATTGTGTTCGCCTGCGACGCGGGCATGGGCTCCTCGGCCATGGGCGCGAGCGTGCTGCGCAACAAGATCAAGAAGGCCGGCATCGAGGGGGTCACGGTCACCAACCAGGCGATCGCGAACCTCGACGGCTCGGCCGACCTGATCATCACGCAGAACCAGCTGACCGACCGCGCGAAGGCGCAGTCGCCCGACGCGGTGCACGTGTCGGTGGACAACTTCATGAACTCGCCGAAGTACGACGAGGTCGTCGAAATGGTCCGCTCGCAGCACGAGACGAAGTAATCCCCTAGCACGGAGGGGCCGGGACACAACCCCGGCCCCTCCGTCTTCCCGTCCGGCCCGCGGTTTGCGAGGCTGGACAGCACGACGAGAAAGGCGAGAACCCATGTCGAACGTCCTCCGCATCGAATCCGTCCGCATCCACCCCGGAAGCGCCACCCGCGAGGAGGCGATGAAGGAAGCCGCCGATCTGCTCGAAGCCGCCGGCTCCGTCACGGGTGAGTACTTCGCCGCCATGCAGCAGCGCGAGGAGACGGTGTCCACCTACATGGGCAACGAGCTCGCCATCCCCCACGGCACGAACGAGACCAAGCAGGCGATCCTCGAGTCCGGCCTCTCGGTCGTCCGCTACGACGGCGGTGTCGACTGGGGCGGAGAGCCCGTCACCTTCGTGATCGGCATCGCCGGCAAGGGCGACGAGCACCTCGAGATCCTGTCGCAGATCGCGATCCTCTTCTCGGAGGAAGACGACGTCGCGCGTTTGAAGGCGGCCTCGTCGCCCGAGGAACTGTTCGAGGCCCTCTCCGGGTCCGTCAACGCATGAAGGCCGTCCACTTCGGCGCCGGCAACATCGGGCGCGGCTTCGTCGGACTGCTGCTGCACGAGGGCGGGTACGACCTCGTCTTCTCCGACGTGTCCGCCGCGCTCGTCGAGGCCATCAACGCAGCGTCCTCGTACACCGTCCACGAGGTGGGCGAAGGGGGCGTCGACAAGGAGGTGACCGGTTTCCGGGCGATCGACAGTTCCGTGGATGCCGAGACCCTGATCGACGAGATCGCCACCGCCGAGGTCGTCACGACCGCCGTCGGTCCCACGATCCTGAAGTTCGTGGCTCCGCACATCGTCGCGGGCCTCGCCCTGCGCGACCCGGCGCTCGCTCCCCTGCAGATCATGGCGTGCGAGAACGCGATCGGCGCGACCGACCAGTTGCGCGAGCACGTCATCGAGCTCGCGGGAGAGTCCTGGGACGCTCTGGCATCCCGTGCCGTCTTCGCCAACACCGCGGTCGACCGGATCGTGCCGGCGCAGTCGGGTGGAGGCGTCGACGTCACCGTGGAGCCGTTCTACGAGTGGGCGATCGAACGCGCGCCCTTCGGCGACACTCCCCCGCACATCCCCGGCGCGCACTTCGTCGACGACCTCGAGCCGTACATCGAGCGCAAGCTCTTCACGGTCAACACCGGCCACGCCACGACCGCGTACTTCGGGGCGCGTGCCGGGATCGAGCGCATCTCGGACGCGCTCGCCGACCCGGCCATCGCCGCCGACGTCGAAGCGGTGCTGGAGGAGACCAGCGCGCTGTTGGTCGAGAAGCACGAGCTCGACGCCGACGTGCAGGGTGAGTACCGCGCGACGATCCTGCGCCGTTTCCGCAACCCCGCACTGCCCGACACCGTCTGGCGCGTCGGCCGGCAGCCGCTGCGCAAGCTCTCGCGCCACGAGCGCTTCGTCGGTCCCGCCGCCGAGGCGGTCGAGCGCGGCCTCCCCGTCGACGCCCTCGTCGCCGCGATGGCCGCCGCCCTCGAGTTCCAGGATGCCGAAGACATCCAGGCCGTCGACCTGCAGCGCATGCTGCGCGAGCTCGATGCCGAGGCGTTCACCGCCGAGGTGACGGGCCTGGAGCCTTCGCATCCTCTGTTCGCCCGCGTGGTCGAGATCGTCGCCGCACGACAGGCGGCGATCGGCGCCTGAGACGTCCGTTGTTCGGACATCACCGCCGACGTGTCGCCTCGCGCGCGACGTCGGCGGTGGCGTTTGGTGCGAGGCATGGTCCCGGCGGGCGGGGATACGCTCGAGAGGTGACCGATCGCGAGCCCCCTGCCGACTCCCCTGCCGCGCCCCCGCGCCGTCGACGTCGGTGGCTCCGCTGGACGCTTGGCGGCCTGGGTGCCCTCGTGATCCTGCTGGTCGGTGGCATCCTGATCTACAGCCAGGTCGGCGTGATGGGTCCCGAAGCGGGCCCGCTCGCCGAGGCCGAGGCGAACCC
Protein-coding regions in this window:
- the ptsP gene encoding phosphoenolpyruvate--protein phosphotransferase yields the protein MTELRGVGIGLGVAQGPIARMAEPLPAPKDAKSELSVEDETARVREAIGAVARELEARGAQAGGAARDVLEAQAMIAEDPTLEAEVDSRLAAGKTGEFAVHDAFASFREQLVALGGYLGERAADLDDVAQRVIARLRGVAAPGIPDPGHPFVLVAKDLAPADTALLDLDKVLALVTTEGGPTSHTAILAREKSIVAVVGAAGAKDLVDGQSVIVDAAAGVVTVDPTDDEKARAANRAEARAAAASAPLTDGALADGTKVPLLANLGKPGGAAEAVELGAEGVGLFRTEFLFLSSSSAPTVEEQRAAYTELLSAFPGKKVVVRMLDAGADKPLPFLNDAHEENPALGLRGLRALRASEDILREQLTALAEADAATRKTEAGPADLWVMAPMVSTVEETRYFTELARDYGLKTTGVMVEVPSSALMADRILQIADFVSIGTNDLTQYTLAADRLLGSVASFQDPWHPAVLRLIREVGAAGRVNGKPVGICGEAAADPLLAVVLVGLGATTLSMAPTALADVRATLLDHTLDDALRIAEAALSADDAASAREAAQAASSTREAVPAAS
- a CDS encoding HPr family phosphocarrier protein, whose amino-acid sequence is MPRLTRTVRIGSSHGLHARPAKLFAQAAKESGIPVTIAKDAGAPVNAASILGIIALGLEYGDYVTLTADGDNAEATIDRLSELLTTDHDAA
- a CDS encoding PTS sugar transporter subunit IIA, with product MSNVLRIESVRIHPGSATREEAMKEAADLLEAAGSVTGEYFAAMQQREETVSTYMGNELAIPHGTNETKQAILESGLSVVRYDGGVDWGGEPVTFVIGIAGKGDEHLEILSQIAILFSEEDDVARLKAASSPEELFEALSGSVNA
- a CDS encoding PTS sugar transporter subunit IIB codes for the protein MRILVVCGAGASSTFVAQRVRRAAHERGLDYAASAGTLRSLPIDLDGCDVVLVGPHLAGDLDAIERDAATRGVKVVLLPPDVFADLDGTRALALVQGALGARPLLTHEKE
- a CDS encoding mannitol-1-phosphate 5-dehydrogenase — encoded protein: MKAVHFGAGNIGRGFVGLLLHEGGYDLVFSDVSAALVEAINAASSYTVHEVGEGGVDKEVTGFRAIDSSVDAETLIDEIATAEVVTTAVGPTILKFVAPHIVAGLALRDPALAPLQIMACENAIGATDQLREHVIELAGESWDALASRAVFANTAVDRIVPAQSGGGVDVTVEPFYEWAIERAPFGDTPPHIPGAHFVDDLEPYIERKLFTVNTGHATTAYFGARAGIERISDALADPAIAADVEAVLEETSALLVEKHELDADVQGEYRATILRRFRNPALPDTVWRVGRQPLRKLSRHERFVGPAAEAVERGLPVDALVAAMAAALEFQDAEDIQAVDLQRMLRELDAEAFTAEVTGLEPSHPLFARVVEIVAARQAAIGA
- a CDS encoding transcription antiterminator, which produces MTTKARQDRLLALLLRDGEWSTAASLADALGVTPRSIRSYVTAINARAGGMSAIESGPLGYRAGSDAAVALRANGGLDAGTPRDRLHTLVRRLLDSADGIDVFETADALHVSAATLEADLSRVRGLLGGTELTLERSASLARLRGTEVAQRRLLSKLAHDEMDAGHFDLDALRRTLGERSVGARAFGPFKAELVAELGALGYFVNEIGIGDVVMHIAIAADRTTRDRALGSTGADVSDATAAVADLLDRLTLKHIGVQLGQGDLRHLATLVLTRIVAPGAPAADDVRSRLSPEVEAAVRAVVEAAASQFLVDIAHEDFILRLALHVQNLLHRSREQAWSRNPLTRSLKSTYPMIFEVAVYIATGLQDSLGIPILDDEIAYVAMHVGGRLERSRRADQLLTATIVCPGYYELHELLRSSVDRSLGQAIEVVGVETRIDPVWEGIDTDLVLTTIDPPRTGDRFVRIQPFLTDADVERVQAAAGRVRRGRRLARLRAELERYFSPDAFVRGLDGADGEAGVIRDLGALLTNQGVIDDDYVTRAVEREAISSTAFTDALAVPHAMGMTATQTRIAIGIADPSIAWGEGRVQVVALVAFSEADREAFQTVFEQFVEVFSERESVQRIVRRGTDFAAFLDELVAVIDG
- a CDS encoding PTS mannitol transporter subunit IICB, with protein sequence MTTTSPAKKPGGARIAVQRFGTFLSGMIMPNIAAFIAWGFITMLFIPAGFFGAESPFGPAWHWAPVAEILGGGGDAATIGWPGAMTALSATEDGTTYQGYVGLVSIMITYLLPLLIANTGGRIVYGARGGVVGTIAVMGVIAGTNIPMFLGAMIMGPLAAWITKQMDKLWDGKIRPGFEMLVNNFSAGILGMVLAIVGFFAFGPVFLGISAVLGGIVGFLVQFNLLPVLSIIVEPAKVLFLNNAINHGVFTPLGVEQVADTGKSILFLIEANPGPGLGLLLAFTFFGVGAAKASAPGAIVIQFLGGIHEIYFPYALAKPMTILALIAGGASGVATNMIFQGGLVFPAAPGSIIAVTAAAAGGGVANVLVVLLSVVVAAVVTFLIAGIILRASRKRDQEAEGDSFAAAIDQTAANKGKESAALGALRTRAAGTTGAGTTDAAESDVDGALGGLEGGVATKQLNTIVFACDAGMGSSAMGASVLRNKIKKAGIEGVTVTNQAIANLDGSADLIITQNQLTDRAKAQSPDAVHVSVDNFMNSPKYDEVVEMVRSQHETK